A genomic region of Serinus canaria isolate serCan28SL12 chromosome 1A, serCan2020, whole genome shotgun sequence contains the following coding sequences:
- the PDE3A gene encoding cGMP-inhibited 3',5'-cyclic phosphodiesterase 3A → MISPEMSGGGGSANKTHRRTSLPCIPREQLVGHSEWDHKRGPRGSQSSGTSITVDIAVMGEAHGLITDLLADPSLPPNVCTSLRTVSNLLNTQLTFQAIHKPRVNPLVSFSENYTCSDSEECPEKGEKLAIPKRLRRSLPPGLLRRVSSTWTTTTSATGLPTLEPAPVRRDRSASIKPHESSSSSSDSWNSSILMTITKSRSFSTSYAVSSANHLNAKRQSRQGIPPNISPLTSPCHSPIQGTPATSPTGKTSSVSFPEPTDTDTKQGLKPHKVLTSTQSAPSLSDPVISPSIICSSCGRPYNQIEAGDGTLNRNDATTHTLNRTDDPAQATSDYETNNSDSSDIVQNDDDADCSKEQPRKGSGCRSYTPETIILHPLTPPEDKPVLAPEPLVMDNLDPLMEQLNSWNFPIFDLVEKIGKKCGRILSQVSYRLFDDMGLFETFKIPVREFMNYFHALECGYREIPYHNRIHATDVLHAVWYLTTQPIPGLPTVINDHGSASDSDSDSGITHGHMGYVFSKTYTPTDDSYGCLAGNIPALELMALYVAAAMHDYDHPGRTNAFLVATSAPQAVLYNDRSVLENHHAAAAWNLFMSRPEYNFLVNLDHVEFKHFRFLVIEAILATDLKKHFDFVAKFNAKVNDDVGIDWTNENDRLLVCQMCIKLADINGPAKCKDLHLQWTEGIVNEFYEQGDEEASLGLPISPFMDRSAPQLAHLQESFITHIVGPLCNSYDSAGLMPGKWIEESDESGDTDEQEEEETAGMETCENAESSKWKEEVQEEENLLSDHSAPASEPQDVAEGD, encoded by the exons TCTTCTGGCACCAGCATCACGGTGGACATCGCTGTCATGGGCGAGGCACACGGGCTCATCACAGACCTCCTGGCTGATCCTTCGCTGCCCCCCAACGTCTGCACGTCCCTGAGGACAGTGAGCAACCTGCTCAACACTCAGCTGACCTTCCAGGCCATCCACAAGCCCAGGGTGAATCCCTTGGTGTCCTTCAGTGAGAACTACACCTGCTCCGACTCGGAGGAATGTCCggagaagggagagaaactGGCAATTCCCAAG CGCTTACGGAGGAGTTTGCCTCCAGGACTGCTGAGACGAGTGTCCTCAACCTGGACCACCACCACATCAGCCACAGGACTGCCCACCCTGGAGCCAGCTCCAGTGAGGAGGGACCGCAGTGCCAGCATCAAACCTCACGAATCTTCTTCATCCAG CTCTGACTCCTGGAACAGCTCCATTCTGATGACAATCACCAAGAGCAGGTCCTTCTCCACCTCCTACGCCGTGTCCTCCGCCAACCACCTGAATGCCAAACGGCAGAGCCGCCAAG GTATCCCTCCAAATATTTCACCTCTCACCTCCCCGTGCCATTCGCCGATTCAGGGGACGCCTGCCACGAGTCCTACTGGCAAAACATCTTCTGTGTCATTTCCAGAGCCCACAGACACTGACACCAAGCAGGGCCTAAAGCCACACAAAGTCTTAACTTCTACTCAGAGTGCACCTAGCCTGTCAGACCCTGTCATCAGCCCCTCCATCATCTGCAGCAG ctgtggCAGACCCTACAACCAAATAGAAGCTGGTGATGGGACACTAAATAGAAATGATGCTACTACACACACCCTGAACAGAACAG ATGACCCTGCCCAAGCCACCTCTGACTACGAGACCAACaacagtgacagcagtgacatcGTGCAGAACGACGACGACGCGGATTGCTCCAAGGAGCAGCCACGGAAGGGATCTGGCTGTAGGTCCTACACACCTGAGACCATCATCCTGCATCCCTTGACACCACCTGAG GACAAGCCTGTACTGGCTCCTGAGCCCCTGGTTATGGACAACTTGGATCCCCTGATGGAGCAGCTCAATAGTTGGAACTTCCCAATCTTTGATTTGGTGGAAAAAATCGGGAAGAAATGCGGTCGGATTCTCAGTCAG gtatCATACAGACTTTTTGATGACATGGGGCTGTTTGAAACCTTTAAAATACCAGTGAGGGAATTTATGAACTACTTTCATGCCTTGGAGTGTGGATACAGAGAGATCCCTT ATCACAACCGCATCCATGCCACGGATGTGCTGCACGCCGTGTGGTACCTCACCACCCAGCCCATCCCGGGACTGCCCACCGTCATCAACGACCACGGCTCAGCCAGTGATTCAG ATTCTGACAGTGGGATCACCCATGGCCACATGGGGTACGTGTTTTCCAAGACATACACACCCACAGACGACAGCTACGGATGCCTGGCTGGCaacatccctgccctggagctgatGGCTCTCTATGTGGCTGCAGCCATGCATGACTATGATCACCCAGGGAGGACCAATGCCTTCTTGGTAGCAACCAGTGCTCCTCAG GCGGTGCTGTACAACGACCGCTCCGTGCTGGAGAACCACCacgctgctgctgcctggaacCTCTTCATGTCCAGGCCAGAGTACAACTTCCTGGTCAACCTGGACCACGTGGAGTTCAAGCATTTCCGCTTCCTCGTCATCGAGGCCATCCTTGCTACGGACCTGAAGAAGCACTTTGATTTCGTGGCCAAGTTCAACGCCAAG GTGAACGATGACGTTGGCATCGACTGGACCAACGAGAACGACCGCCTGCTGGTCTGCCAGATGTGCATCAAGCTGGCTGACATCAACGGGCCTGCCAAGTGCAAGGACCTGCACCTGCAGTGGACAGAGGGCATCGTCAACGAGTTCTACGAGCAG ggGGATGAAGAGGCCAGCCTGGGCCTGCCCATCAGCCCTTTCATGGACCGCTCTGCCCCCCAGCTGGCACACCTCCAGGAGTCCTTCATCACTCACATCGTGGGACCGCTCTGCAACTCCTATGACTCTGCAGGGCTGATGCCAGGCAAATGGATAGAGGAGAGTGATGAGTCAGGGGACACCgatgagcaggaggaggaggaaacagCAGGAATGGAAACTTGTGAAAACGCCGAATCCAGTAAGTG